TGTCCCCTTTTATGGTTTTGCAGGTAAAGCCAAAGAATTCTTCGAATACCGCTTTTGTCGCCGCTACATCCGGCACCGAAAGGCTCAGATGATTCAGTTGTAACATTTTTCCAACCCCATGTCCGGGCGGAACAACCGCAGGGCCGCTCCGGTTTCCATCCCCACCGCGTGTCCAAAGCACCGTAAAAGGAGCTCGTCCTTGTCCTGGTAATAGGTATAGATGCTTCCCACCGACAGACCGGCTTCCCGCGCCAGCTTTTGCATGCTAAACCCGGTAAAGCCCTCCCTGACGAGTACTTCTATCGCCTTGTTTTGCAGGAGGAACCATTTTTGGGTGTCGTACGGGCGCATGCGGGGAGTCCTTTTTTTTGCAAAAATAATTGAATGAACGTTCATTCAATTAAAAAAAAGGAAAATTTACCTGGGGGTGGGTGTACCTTCAAAAGCGCGCGGTAGCGCGGCTATGTCGCCGGGTGCCGTCGCCACGCCATCGGAGGCCATGACCAAAGCGGCCTGGTGCCGCCGCTCACGCGGCAGCGCCTTCGGCGGCCGCCGCAAGCGTCGCCCTCTGCTCCCGCTCCAGCCGCGCCTTCCGCACATAGTAGGAAAACACGAGGGCAATGACGACGGCGATCATCCCTTCCGCCAGGATCGTCCGCGGCGTCCCGATCACCTGCGAGACACTCCCGATGAGGAGGCTCCCCAGGGGCTGCATCCCGAAAAAGGACATGGCAAAAAAACTGATGACCCTGCCGCGCATCTGGGGCGCGGCCTTTGTCTGGAGCAGGGTGTTGGTGACGGTCGTCTGGGACATCATGCCAAAACCCGAAGCGGTCATACAGGCGAGGGCGAGGGGGTAGTTGGTCATGTAGGAAAAAGCAATGAGCCCGAAGCCAAAGATGGCGGTGTTGATGAGGAGGATGCGCCGGAGGTTGCTGCCGGTGGGGACGGAGGCAAGGAAAATGGCCCCGCCAAGGGCGCCGATGCCGATAAAGGAGTCGATGATCCCAAAGGTGGAGGCGGTGCCGTGGAAGATCACCTTGGCGTATACGGGCAGCAACGTATTGAAAGGAAGCACGAGTAAGCTCATCAGCGCCAGCATAAGGATGAGGGAGGCGAGCTCGCGGTGGGTGACGAGGTAGCGAAGACCGTCCTTCATGTCGGCAAAGGAGTTTTGCGTACGGGGTTTGCGCACGTAGGGGGGAAGTTTCATGAGCAACAAGGAACTGATCACCGCCACGAAGCTGAGGGCGTTCAACAAAAAACACGTCGCGCCGCCGAGCTTTTCGAGCACAAAACCCGCGATGGCGGGGCCGATCAGGCGGGAGAGGTTGACCATGGAAGAGTTGAGCGCGAGGGCGTTGGGGAGGTCTTCCTTGTCGG
This region of Dinghuibacter silviterrae genomic DNA includes:
- a CDS encoding TetR/AcrR family transcriptional regulator, with translation MRPYDTQKWFLLQNKAIEVLVREGFTGFSMQKLAREAGLSVGSIYTYYQDKDELLLRCFGHAVGMETGAALRLFRPDMGLEKCYN
- a CDS encoding MFS transporter; translation: MINTFRAFRSRNYRLYFVGQSISLIGTWMQRTAVSWIVYIVTHSTFMLGVTLFATQFPSFLLSLAGGVVSDRYNRFRVLLGTQVASMLQSLVLALLVFVEGDHLSVWVIISLGTVLGVINAFDVPARQALVYEMIADKEDLPNALALNSSMVNLSRLIGPAIAGFVLEKLGGATCFLLNALSFVAVISSLLLMKLPPYVRKPRTQNSFADMKDGLRYLVTHRELASLILMLALMSLLVLPFNTLLPVYAKVIFHGTASTFGIIDSFIGIGALGGAIFLASVPTGSNLRRILLINTAIFGFGLIAFSYMTNYPLALACMTASGFGMMSQTTVTNTLLQTKAAPQMRGRVISFFAMSFFGMQPLGSLLIGSVSQVIGTPRTILAEGMIAVVIALVFSYYVRKARLEREQRATLAAAAEGAAA